In Pseudoduganella albidiflava, a single window of DNA contains:
- the hslU gene encoding ATP-dependent protease ATPase subunit HslU, with amino-acid sequence MNMTPQEIVGELDKHVVGQGKAKKAVAIALRNRWRRQQVEEPLRHEITPKNILMIGPTGVGKTEIARRLAKLADAPFIKVEATKFTEVGYVGRDVDTIIRDLIDIGIKQTRQAEMAKVRARAEDAAEDRVLDILLPPPRDFGFSASNDAPAEKDTTRQTFRKRLRQGELDDKEIEIELADQAPQMEIMAPPGMEEMTEQIKSMFAGVGGNRKKARKIKIRDAMKVLLDEEAAKLVNEDEMKQKAIQNVEQNGIVFLDEIDKIASRSEMGNADVSRAGVQRDLLPLVEGTTVNTKYGMIKTDHILFIASGAFHLAKPSDLIPELQGRFPIRVELESLSIADFERILTSTDACLTLQYAALLATEGVTLEFAPGGITRLAEISFQVNERTENIGARRLYTVMEKLLEEISFSATAASDPGDKHIVIDADYVNQRLEALSVNEDLSRYVL; translated from the coding sequence ATGAACATGACCCCGCAGGAAATCGTCGGCGAACTGGACAAGCACGTCGTCGGCCAGGGCAAGGCGAAGAAGGCCGTGGCGATCGCATTGCGCAACCGCTGGCGCCGGCAGCAGGTCGAGGAACCGCTGCGCCATGAAATCACGCCGAAGAACATCCTGATGATCGGCCCGACCGGTGTCGGCAAGACCGAGATCGCGCGCCGCCTGGCCAAGCTGGCCGACGCCCCCTTCATCAAGGTCGAAGCCACCAAGTTCACCGAGGTGGGCTATGTGGGCCGCGACGTGGACACCATCATCCGCGACCTGATCGACATCGGCATCAAGCAGACGCGCCAGGCCGAGATGGCCAAGGTGCGCGCCCGCGCCGAGGATGCGGCCGAAGACCGCGTGCTCGACATCCTGCTGCCGCCGCCGCGCGACTTCGGCTTCTCGGCCAGCAACGATGCGCCGGCCGAGAAGGACACCACGCGCCAGACCTTCCGCAAGCGGCTGCGCCAGGGCGAACTGGACGACAAGGAAATCGAGATCGAGCTGGCCGACCAGGCGCCGCAGATGGAGATCATGGCACCGCCCGGCATGGAAGAAATGACCGAGCAGATCAAGTCGATGTTCGCCGGCGTGGGCGGCAACCGCAAGAAAGCCCGCAAGATCAAGATCCGCGATGCGATGAAGGTGCTGCTGGACGAGGAAGCGGCCAAGCTCGTCAATGAAGACGAGATGAAGCAGAAGGCGATCCAGAACGTGGAACAGAACGGCATCGTGTTCCTGGACGAGATCGACAAGATCGCTTCCCGTTCGGAGATGGGCAATGCCGACGTGTCGCGCGCCGGCGTGCAGCGCGACCTGCTGCCGCTGGTCGAAGGCACCACCGTGAACACCAAGTACGGCATGATCAAGACGGACCATATCCTGTTCATTGCTTCCGGCGCCTTCCACCTGGCGAAACCGTCGGACCTGATCCCGGAACTGCAAGGCCGCTTCCCGATCCGCGTGGAACTGGAATCGCTGTCGATCGCCGACTTCGAGCGCATCCTGACCAGCACCGATGCCTGCCTGACACTGCAGTACGCGGCGCTGCTGGCCACCGAAGGCGTGACGCTGGAATTCGCCCCGGGCGGCATCACGCGCCTGGCGGAGATCTCGTTCCAGGTCAACGAACGCACCGAGAACATCGGCGCGCGTCGGCTGTACACGGTGATGGAAAAGCTGCTGGAGGAAATCTCTTTCTCGGCCACCGCCGCGAGCGACCCGGGCGACAAGCATATCGTCATCGATGCAGACTATGTAAACCAGCGACTGGAAGCGCTGTCCGTCAACGAGGACCTGTCCCGCTACGTCCTGTAA
- a CDS encoding type II secretion system protein N codes for MNRLPHHLPAIATLAAVVALTASTAYWSLQLFKPQQRQIAVVPVQETPPPPVDAALGLFGGQATIATASTYELRGVVAARDGRGSVAIIATSGDIPKAYPVGKEVAPGVTVEDVQARHVTLLDGGVRKRLDLLPDAGVSSTTAAPLAPVNRAAPPPVAMPAPQPSATPLVTPPAGTPTGPAGQPAPVQMGPAQRPSLQ; via the coding sequence ATGAACCGTTTGCCGCATCACCTTCCCGCCATTGCCACCCTGGCCGCCGTGGTGGCGCTGACCGCGTCCACGGCCTACTGGAGCCTGCAATTGTTCAAGCCGCAGCAGCGCCAGATCGCCGTGGTGCCGGTGCAGGAAACACCGCCGCCGCCGGTCGACGCGGCACTGGGACTGTTCGGCGGGCAGGCCACGATCGCTACCGCCAGCACGTATGAGTTGCGCGGCGTGGTAGCTGCCCGCGACGGCCGCGGCAGCGTGGCGATCATCGCCACCAGCGGCGATATACCGAAGGCTTACCCGGTCGGCAAGGAAGTGGCGCCGGGCGTCACCGTGGAGGATGTGCAGGCGCGCCACGTGACGCTGCTCGACGGCGGCGTGCGCAAACGCCTCGACCTGCTGCCGGATGCCGGTGTGTCATCGACCACCGCCGCGCCGCTGGCGCCCGTGAACCGGGCCGCACCACCGCCTGTCGCCATGCCGGCGCCACAACCTTCCGCCACGCCGCTGGTCACGCCGCCCGCCGGCACGCCGACCGGCCCTGCCGGCCAGCCCGCACCTGTACAGATGGGACCAGCCCAGCGGCCCAGCCTCCAATAA
- the gspF gene encoding type II secretion system inner membrane protein GspF: MPAFRYEAVDAGGATKKGVVNADSPRAARADLRARGLVPIKVDTIAAQVDASGASTRRGLGEKLSTTELALFTRQMASLLEAGLPLEQAFTALLEQAERPYVRDLIASIRSEVIGGAALSDVLKRHPRDFAEIYRALVASGEQIGQLSRVLSRLADYIERRNALVQKVRLAFTYPAIVTVVAFAIVIFLLTYVVPQIVSVFANTKQKLPLLTVIMLGVSDFVRNYGLVVLVLLIGGWIAWRRALQNIALKTRWHTWLLTAPLYGKFERSLNTSRFASTLAITTGSGVPILRALETSRDTLSNVAMRQLVEEASDAVREGVSLARALSAQKHFPPMLIHMIRAGEITGELPAMLERAAAAQEADLERRTLTIAGLLEPALILAMGVVVLLIVLAVLMPIIEINQLVR; the protein is encoded by the coding sequence ATGCCGGCATTCCGTTATGAAGCCGTCGATGCGGGCGGGGCCACGAAGAAAGGCGTCGTCAACGCGGACAGCCCGCGCGCCGCGCGCGCCGACCTGCGCGCCAGGGGACTGGTACCGATCAAGGTGGACACCATCGCGGCGCAGGTCGATGCCAGTGGCGCATCGACGCGCCGCGGGCTGGGCGAAAAACTGTCGACGACGGAACTGGCGCTGTTCACGCGCCAGATGGCCAGCCTGCTGGAAGCGGGGCTGCCGCTGGAGCAAGCCTTCACCGCACTGCTGGAACAGGCCGAGCGGCCGTATGTGCGCGACCTGATCGCCTCGATCCGCTCCGAGGTGATCGGCGGCGCGGCGCTGTCCGACGTGCTGAAACGCCACCCGCGCGACTTCGCCGAGATCTACCGCGCGCTGGTGGCGTCGGGCGAGCAGATCGGCCAGCTGTCGCGCGTGCTGTCGCGGCTGGCCGACTACATCGAACGGCGCAACGCGCTGGTGCAGAAGGTGCGGCTGGCGTTCACCTATCCCGCCATCGTCACGGTGGTGGCGTTCGCGATCGTGATCTTCCTGCTCACTTACGTGGTGCCGCAGATCGTGTCGGTCTTCGCCAATACCAAGCAGAAGCTGCCGCTGCTCACGGTGATCATGCTGGGTGTCTCGGATTTCGTGCGCAACTACGGGCTGGTCGTGCTGGTGCTGCTGATCGGCGGCTGGATCGCGTGGCGCCGCGCGCTGCAGAACATCGCGCTGAAAACGCGCTGGCACACGTGGCTGCTGACCGCGCCGCTGTACGGCAAGTTCGAGCGCAGCCTGAACACGTCGCGCTTCGCTAGCACGCTGGCGATCACTACCGGTTCCGGTGTGCCGATCCTGCGCGCGCTGGAAACCAGCCGGGATACGCTGTCGAACGTGGCCATGCGCCAGCTGGTGGAAGAGGCCAGCGATGCGGTGCGCGAGGGCGTGAGCCTGGCGCGGGCGCTGTCGGCCCAGAAGCATTTTCCGCCGATGCTGATCCACATGATCCGCGCCGGCGAAATCACCGGCGAGCTGCCGGCGATGCTGGAGCGCGCCGCCGCCGCGCAGGAAGCGGACCTGGAGCGCCGCACGCTGACGATCGCCGGGCTGCTGGAGCCGGCGCTGATCCTGGCGATGGGCGTCGTCGTGCTGCTGATCGTGCTGGCCGTGCTGATGCCGATCATCGAGATCAACCAGCTGGTGCGCTGA
- the gspE gene encoding type II secretion system ATPase GspE: protein MDNLLPYAFARDFLVLARGGERDGTVEVLVSNATAPSAIAEVSRRFGRIQLRPLPRAQLEEAIAAAYAGAGGDVSQVADEFDADLDLTRLLQDVPAIEDLLESSDDAPVIRMINALLTQALREGASDIHVEPFEQISVVRFRIDGALRDIVKPRKAIHGSLISRIKIMAQLDIAEKRLPQDGRITLRVGGKPVDVRVSTLPTGHGERAVLRLLDKEAGRLDLQHLGMSEPMLARFNGLLAQPHGIVLVTGPTGSGKTTTLYAALSLLNSTTTNILTVEDPIEYDLAGVGQTQVNSRIDMTFAKALRAILRQDPDVIMIGEIRDLETAQIAVQASLTGHLVLATLHTNDSASAVTRLLDMGIEPFLLSSSLLGVLAQRLVRKLCGECKRSEVTPGGHVWHAVGCDACGQTGYQGRVGIYELLQTTDRIRGQIHDRASEAAIKDTALADGMTTMREDGERWLANGTTTLAELLRVAKD from the coding sequence ATGGATAATCTTCTTCCTTACGCGTTCGCCCGCGATTTCCTCGTGCTGGCCAGGGGTGGCGAACGCGATGGCACGGTCGAGGTGCTGGTGTCGAACGCCACCGCGCCTTCGGCGATCGCCGAGGTGTCGCGCCGTTTCGGCCGCATCCAGCTGCGACCGCTGCCGCGCGCGCAGCTGGAGGAAGCCATCGCCGCGGCCTATGCCGGCGCCGGTGGCGACGTGTCGCAGGTGGCCGACGAATTCGACGCCGACCTGGACCTTACCCGGCTGCTGCAGGATGTACCGGCCATCGAAGACCTGCTCGAATCGTCGGACGACGCGCCGGTGATCCGCATGATCAATGCGCTGCTCACCCAGGCGCTGCGCGAGGGCGCGTCGGACATCCACGTCGAACCGTTCGAGCAGATTTCCGTGGTGCGCTTCCGCATCGACGGCGCGCTGCGCGACATCGTCAAGCCGAGAAAGGCGATCCACGGCTCGCTGATCTCGCGTATCAAGATCATGGCGCAGCTGGACATCGCCGAGAAGCGCCTGCCGCAGGATGGCCGCATCACGCTGCGGGTGGGCGGCAAGCCGGTCGACGTGCGCGTGTCCACGCTGCCGACCGGGCACGGCGAACGGGCCGTGCTGCGTTTGCTGGACAAGGAAGCCGGCCGCCTGGACCTGCAGCACCTGGGCATGAGCGAGCCGATGCTGGCCCGGTTCAACGGGCTGCTGGCGCAGCCGCACGGCATCGTGCTGGTGACGGGGCCGACCGGTTCCGGCAAGACCACCACGCTGTATGCCGCGCTGTCGCTGCTGAACTCGACGACGACGAACATCCTCACCGTCGAGGACCCGATCGAATACGACCTGGCCGGCGTCGGCCAGACGCAGGTGAACTCGCGCATCGACATGACGTTCGCGAAGGCGCTGCGGGCGATCCTGCGCCAGGATCCGGACGTGATCATGATCGGCGAGATCCGCGACCTGGAAACGGCGCAGATCGCCGTGCAGGCTTCGCTGACGGGCCACCTGGTGCTGGCCACGCTGCACACCAACGATTCGGCATCGGCCGTGACCCGCCTGCTGGACATGGGCATCGAACCGTTCCTGCTGTCGTCATCGCTGCTGGGCGTGCTGGCGCAGCGGCTGGTGCGCAAGCTGTGCGGCGAGTGCAAGCGCAGCGAGGTGACGCCGGGCGGGCACGTGTGGCATGCGGTCGGCTGCGACGCCTGCGGCCAGACGGGCTACCAGGGCCGGGTCGGCATCTACGAACTGCTGCAGACGACGGACCGGATCCGCGGCCAGATCCACGACCGCGCCTCCGAAGCGGCGATCAAGGACACGGCGCTGGCGGACGGCATGACGACGATGCGCGAGGACGGCGAGCGCTGGCTCGCCAACGGCACCACGACGCTGGCCGAGCTGCTGCGCGTCGCCAAGGATTGA
- the gspD gene encoding type II secretion system secretin GspD, with amino-acid sequence MKTASKRQLPALRRLSAGALLCCVLSSSVGPAWAAPQDEAALNFVGADIESVIKAVGHYTNITFLIDPRVKGTITLVSEKSISKSQAFALLTSALRLQGYAIVSGDGFAKVVPEAEAKLQATPTIVTGQAAPKGDQVATQVFQLNHESAANLVGVLRPLISTNNTINANPGNNTLVITDYADNLKRLSKIIAAMDTPASADMDVIPVRHAIASDIASMINKLMEPGKGGDGGGQVSALADPRTNSLVLRAPSVARANLARSLIAKLDMPTSQSGNVHVVYLKNADATQLAETLRAVMSGETPVNTGASGNALNNGAMMQTGANNTIGQSGMSSQNSGPTNPLLSGNRTGTQQGTTGGTAGFIQADASTNTLIITAPETIYRNLRAVIDQLDVRRAQVYIEALIVEVSVDKASEFGVQWVGASGNSNSDYRIGGLQSFSSGGNNLVNVYNGDAAPSNGLTIGIFKQLAGGKLGLGAVAHTLETTGNGNILSTPNMITLDNEVATIRVGQNVPILTGQFTTTSGTNTNPFQTIDRKDVGLTLKVKPQISEGGTIKMAIYNESSSVDQSSLTTSSSGIILNTRVIENNVIADDGQIIVLGGLIEDTASDGVEKVRGLGDIPVLGNLFKYNTRARKKTNLMVFLRPVVIRNKEQSMSLAADRYDYMRASGADFTPSDTILLRQLGQPQLPALNNGVPVGSPTVAAPVPPAPVPAGAPGAAQPVPQTTRQQ; translated from the coding sequence ATGAAAACTGCAAGCAAACGTCAACTTCCCGCGCTGCGGCGCCTGTCCGCCGGTGCGCTGCTGTGCTGCGTGCTGTCCTCTTCCGTGGGCCCCGCATGGGCCGCGCCGCAGGATGAAGCCGCGCTGAACTTCGTCGGTGCCGATATCGAATCCGTCATCAAGGCGGTGGGCCACTACACCAACATCACGTTCCTGATCGATCCGCGCGTGAAAGGCACGATCACGCTGGTCTCGGAAAAATCCATCAGCAAGTCGCAGGCCTTCGCACTGCTGACCTCCGCCTTGCGGCTGCAGGGCTATGCGATCGTCAGCGGCGACGGCTTTGCCAAGGTGGTGCCGGAGGCGGAAGCCAAGCTGCAGGCCACCCCGACCATCGTGACAGGGCAGGCCGCGCCGAAAGGCGACCAGGTGGCCACCCAGGTATTCCAGCTCAATCACGAGTCGGCGGCGAACCTGGTGGGCGTGCTGCGCCCGCTGATCTCCACCAACAACACGATCAACGCGAATCCCGGCAACAACACGCTGGTGATCACCGACTATGCGGACAACCTGAAGCGCCTGTCGAAAATCATCGCGGCCATGGATACGCCGGCGTCGGCGGACATGGACGTGATCCCGGTACGCCACGCGATCGCCAGCGACATCGCCTCGATGATCAACAAGCTGATGGAGCCGGGCAAGGGTGGCGATGGCGGCGGGCAAGTCTCGGCGCTGGCCGACCCGCGCACCAACTCGCTGGTGCTGCGCGCACCCTCGGTGGCGCGTGCCAACCTGGCCCGCTCGCTGATCGCCAAGCTGGACATGCCCACCTCGCAGTCGGGCAACGTGCACGTGGTGTACCTGAAGAACGCCGATGCCACGCAGCTGGCGGAAACGCTGCGCGCCGTGATGTCCGGCGAAACGCCGGTCAATACCGGCGCGTCCGGCAATGCGCTGAACAATGGCGCCATGATGCAGACCGGCGCCAACAACACCATCGGCCAGAGCGGCATGTCGTCGCAGAACTCGGGCCCGACCAATCCGCTGCTGTCGGGGAACCGCACGGGCACCCAGCAGGGCACCACGGGCGGCACGGCCGGCTTCATCCAGGCCGATGCCTCGACCAACACGCTGATCATCACCGCGCCGGAAACGATCTACCGCAACCTGCGCGCCGTGATCGACCAGCTCGACGTGCGCCGTGCCCAGGTCTACATCGAAGCGCTGATCGTCGAGGTCTCGGTCGACAAGGCCTCCGAATTCGGCGTGCAGTGGGTGGGCGCTTCCGGCAACAGCAACAGCGATTACCGGATCGGCGGCCTGCAGTCGTTCTCCAGCGGCGGCAACAACCTGGTCAACGTCTACAACGGCGACGCGGCGCCCAGCAATGGCCTGACGATCGGCATCTTCAAGCAGCTGGCAGGCGGCAAACTGGGCCTGGGCGCCGTGGCGCACACGCTGGAAACGACCGGCAACGGCAATATCCTGTCCACGCCGAACATGATCACGCTCGATAACGAAGTGGCCACCATCCGCGTGGGCCAGAACGTGCCGATCCTGACCGGCCAGTTCACCACCACGTCCGGCACCAACACCAATCCGTTCCAGACCATCGACCGCAAGGACGTCGGCCTGACCCTGAAGGTGAAGCCGCAGATTTCCGAAGGCGGCACGATCAAGATGGCGATCTATAACGAATCGTCGTCGGTGGACCAGTCGTCGCTGACCACCTCGTCGTCCGGCATCATCCTGAACACGCGCGTCATCGAGAACAACGTGATCGCCGACGATGGCCAGATCATCGTGCTGGGCGGCCTGATCGAGGATACCGCGTCGGACGGCGTGGAGAAGGTGCGCGGCCTGGGCGACATTCCGGTGCTGGGCAACCTGTTCAAGTACAACACGCGGGCGCGCAAGAAAACCAACCTGATGGTGTTCCTGCGCCCGGTGGTCATCCGCAACAAGGAACAGAGCATGAGCCTGGCCGCCGACCGCTACGACTACATGCGTGCCTCGGGCGCCGATTTCACGCCGAGCGACACGATCCTGCTGCGCCAGCTGGGCCAGCCGCAACTGCCGGCGCTGAACAACGGCGTGCCGGTCGGCTCGCCGACGGTGGCCGCGCCGGTGCCGCCGGCACCGGTACCGGCCGGGGCGCCGGGAGCGGCCCAGCCGGTACCGCAAACCACGCGGCAGCAGTGA
- the gspN gene encoding type II secretion system protein N — MKRFILWLLAIAVTAVLTLLVFFPATWVAALVEKQTGGRLALGDAQGTLWRGSAFVGGAASGNGAVTPLLPGRFAWKLSPLSLLGSVRMELENPEALTQPVIFTGSWRAWQLSPAALKLPADGLAGLGAPLNTLALSGRLQLAWTSLALALENKNILVNGVTTLQMQDVSSRLAPIRPLGSYQLALDWAGQQAAVALTSTKGPLLLSGSGQLRNGRLQFSGQAEAAAGYEDSLGNLLNLLGQRRNIGGKNIIALEFR, encoded by the coding sequence ATGAAGCGTTTCATCCTCTGGCTGCTGGCGATCGCCGTCACGGCCGTGCTGACGCTGCTCGTGTTCTTCCCCGCCACGTGGGTAGCCGCGCTGGTGGAAAAACAGACCGGCGGGCGCCTGGCGCTGGGCGACGCGCAGGGCACGCTGTGGCGCGGCTCCGCCTTTGTCGGCGGTGCGGCCAGCGGCAATGGCGCGGTCACGCCGCTGCTGCCGGGGCGTTTCGCCTGGAAGCTGTCGCCGCTGTCCCTGCTGGGCAGCGTGCGCATGGAACTGGAGAACCCGGAAGCGCTGACGCAGCCGGTCATCTTCACGGGCAGCTGGCGCGCCTGGCAATTGAGCCCGGCGGCGCTGAAGCTGCCGGCCGATGGCCTGGCCGGCCTGGGCGCGCCGCTCAATACGCTGGCGCTGTCCGGCCGGCTGCAACTGGCATGGACCTCGCTCGCCCTCGCGCTGGAGAACAAGAACATCCTGGTGAACGGCGTGACCACGCTGCAGATGCAGGATGTCTCGTCGCGCCTCGCGCCGATCCGGCCGCTGGGCAGCTACCAGCTGGCGCTGGACTGGGCCGGCCAGCAGGCTGCCGTGGCGCTGACGTCCACCAAAGGGCCGCTGCTGCTGTCCGGCAGCGGCCAGTTGCGCAACGGCCGGCTGCAATTCTCCGGCCAGGCCGAGGCGGCCGCCGGCTATGAAGATTCCCTTGGCAACCTGCTCAACCTGCTGGGCCAGCGCCGCAATATCGGCGGTAAAAACATCATCGCACTCGAGTTCAGATAA
- the gspM gene encoding type II secretion system protein GspM → MVSEARNGTAASGLASNGRTSNGLVGMRAAAGAFWSARTEQERRFLAVGGIVVGLALVYAVLVDPALTGREQLRKALPQLRQETAEMQALAAQAAQLGAQAPVQVQPLSRERLTAALAARGLDAQNLAVTGDYVKVDFKGVQFAGLVTWLDAVRRDERLAVQEAKIGTQGGKEDSAGLVDATLTLRQEAGSR, encoded by the coding sequence ATGGTGAGTGAAGCAAGGAACGGCACGGCAGCCAGCGGGCTTGCAAGCAATGGACGCACAAGCAATGGGCTGGTCGGCATGCGTGCCGCGGCCGGGGCCTTCTGGAGTGCGCGCACCGAACAGGAGCGCCGCTTCCTGGCGGTGGGCGGCATCGTGGTCGGCCTGGCGCTGGTGTATGCGGTGCTGGTCGATCCGGCGCTGACGGGCCGCGAACAGCTGCGCAAGGCATTGCCGCAACTGCGCCAGGAAACGGCGGAAATGCAGGCGCTGGCGGCGCAGGCCGCGCAACTGGGCGCGCAAGCTCCGGTGCAGGTGCAGCCGCTGTCGCGCGAAAGGTTGACGGCGGCACTGGCGGCACGCGGGCTGGACGCGCAAAACCTGGCCGTGACGGGCGATTACGTGAAGGTGGACTTCAAGGGCGTGCAGTTCGCCGGTCTCGTGACGTGGCTCGATGCCGTGCGCCGCGACGAGCGGCTGGCGGTGCAGGAAGCGAAGATCGGCACGCAGGGCGGCAAGGAAGACAGCGCCGGCCTGGTGGATGCCACGCTGACCCTGCGCCAGGAAGCGGGCAGCCGATGA
- the gspL gene encoding type II secretion system protein GspL yields MTTLYISYPARASAADIGAACAYAQVGDGGNLMQQGAGALGKLGDLVAASRKVVLLLAAADVTLLRVAVPPLSGSRLKAAIPNLVEEQLLGDPDDCVFALGPAQPGGSERTVAVVQRAWLDVLVKALVQQGARAVAALPAQLCLPLAPGGVSASLASDEGGLELALRTGQYEGMGLALPAQPDGALQVLRALAGEAPVTLYVPPAQHAQYEALLPSVVGITLEEDHWAHRIAASKAVQLDLAAGLAAASGARAQAWKQWRWPLRLALLAVLVNLVGLNVEWLRMKREAEALRQSMVQIFRAAYPNEKVVLDPAAQLRANIARAKAGGGASAKDDFTALAAAFGEALGALPRRDVVAGLEYRERALVVRLKPNSVDGGALAQVQAQLAPRGLTLTETGAGTWELRAGGKW; encoded by the coding sequence TTGACGACTCTCTACATAAGTTATCCCGCCCGCGCGTCCGCGGCCGACATCGGCGCGGCGTGCGCCTATGCGCAGGTGGGCGACGGCGGCAACCTGATGCAGCAGGGCGCCGGCGCGCTGGGCAAGCTGGGCGACCTGGTGGCGGCGAGCCGCAAGGTGGTGCTGCTGCTCGCCGCCGCCGACGTGACACTGCTGCGCGTGGCGGTGCCGCCGCTCTCCGGCAGCCGGCTGAAGGCGGCCATCCCCAACCTCGTCGAGGAACAGCTGCTGGGCGATCCGGACGACTGCGTGTTCGCCCTGGGGCCGGCGCAGCCTGGCGGCAGCGAGCGCACCGTGGCCGTGGTGCAGCGCGCCTGGCTGGACGTACTGGTAAAGGCGCTGGTGCAGCAGGGCGCGCGCGCCGTGGCCGCGCTGCCGGCGCAACTGTGCCTGCCGCTGGCGCCCGGCGGCGTGTCCGCATCCCTGGCCAGCGACGAAGGCGGCCTGGAACTGGCGCTGCGTACCGGTCAATATGAAGGCATGGGCCTGGCATTGCCGGCGCAGCCGGACGGCGCGCTGCAAGTGCTGCGCGCGCTGGCCGGCGAGGCACCCGTCACGCTGTATGTGCCGCCCGCGCAGCACGCGCAGTACGAAGCGCTGCTGCCCTCCGTGGTAGGCATCACGCTGGAAGAAGATCACTGGGCGCACCGGATCGCGGCCAGCAAGGCCGTGCAGCTGGACCTGGCGGCCGGGCTCGCGGCGGCAAGCGGCGCCCGTGCGCAGGCCTGGAAGCAGTGGCGCTGGCCGTTGCGGCTGGCGCTGCTGGCGGTGCTTGTCAACCTCGTGGGCCTGAACGTGGAATGGCTGCGCATGAAACGCGAGGCCGAGGCATTGCGCCAGTCGATGGTGCAGATTTTCCGCGCTGCCTACCCGAACGAGAAGGTGGTGCTCGATCCGGCCGCGCAGCTGCGCGCCAACATCGCCCGCGCAAAGGCGGGCGGCGGCGCGTCGGCAAAGGATGACTTCACGGCGCTGGCCGCCGCGTTCGGCGAGGCGCTGGGAGCGCTGCCACGGCGCGACGTCGTGGCCGGCCTCGAGTACCGCGAGCGCGCGCTGGTGGTGCGCCTCAAGCCCAACAGCGTCGATGGCGGCGCCCTGGCGCAGGTGCAGGCGCAACTGGCGCCGCGCGGGCTGACGCTGACGGAAACGGGGGCGGGAACATGGGAATTGCGCGCGGGAGGCAAATGGTGA
- the gspK gene encoding type II secretion system minor pseudopilin GspK — protein sequence MRRALQRQRGVAVVTALLLTTLAVTIVASLFWQQQVQVRSVENQRLHLQTRWILRGALDWARLILRQDGLDNPTVTRADGVWATPLAETRLDQYVERERIEGEDYDATLKGQIYDAQSRYNLANLASDAGINAEETRAFGQLLSLLQLDAGLAQPAAQLVLRAAQAAQQQGAGSAPMPLQRVDDLLVAGFPQAAVERLRDFVVVLPRGQQVNVNTAPAEVLAAAVEGMSLSEAQALVAARQRTSFANVGDFNTRVQGRKSLAQVVVRSDYFLVLSQVRLDRAALESWALIRRGKPGQPITLEWIREI from the coding sequence ATGAGGCGGGCCTTACAGCGCCAGCGCGGCGTCGCCGTCGTGACCGCGCTGCTGCTGACGACGCTGGCGGTGACGATCGTGGCCAGCCTGTTCTGGCAGCAGCAGGTGCAGGTGCGCTCGGTGGAAAACCAGCGGCTGCACTTGCAGACGCGCTGGATCCTGCGGGGCGCGCTGGACTGGGCGCGGCTGATCCTGCGGCAGGACGGGCTGGACAACCCGACGGTCACTCGCGCCGATGGGGTGTGGGCCACGCCGCTGGCCGAGACGCGGCTGGACCAGTACGTGGAGCGCGAACGGATCGAGGGCGAGGATTACGACGCCACGCTGAAGGGCCAGATTTATGACGCGCAGTCGCGTTACAATCTGGCAAATCTGGCCTCCGACGCCGGCATCAACGCGGAGGAAACGCGGGCATTCGGGCAGCTGCTGAGCCTGTTGCAGCTGGACGCCGGCCTGGCCCAGCCGGCGGCGCAACTGGTGCTGCGCGCCGCGCAGGCGGCGCAGCAGCAGGGTGCAGGCAGCGCACCGATGCCCTTGCAACGTGTCGACGATCTGCTCGTGGCGGGCTTTCCGCAGGCAGCCGTCGAAAGGCTGCGCGACTTCGTCGTCGTGCTGCCGCGGGGGCAGCAGGTGAACGTGAACACGGCGCCGGCGGAAGTACTGGCCGCGGCCGTCGAAGGCATGTCGCTGTCGGAAGCGCAGGCACTGGTTGCGGCGCGCCAGCGCACATCATTCGCGAACGTCGGCGATTTCAATACGCGCGTACAGGGCCGGAAATCGCTGGCACAGGTCGTGGTGCGCAGCGACTACTTCCTCGTGCTGAGCCAGGTGCGGCTGGACCGCGCGGCGCTGGAATCGTGGGCGCTGATCAGGCGCGGGAAACCAGGCCAGCCGATCACCCTCGAGTGGATACGGGAAATCTAA